Below is a genomic region from Microbulbifer sp. ALW1.
ATCACGATATATCACCGGAGATCTGGGACTTTCTCAAAAAGAATCGCTTCTTTGGCATCATCATTCCTGAAGAATTTGGCGGGCTTGGCTTTTCTCCCACCGCCCACGCGCAGATTGTCACCAAAATTTCCACTCGCAGCACCAGTGTTGGTGTAACGGTAATGGTGCCCAATTCCCTGGGACCCGGTGAGCTCTTGATAGCCCATGGCACCGAGGCGCAAAAAAGCCACTTTTTGCCGCGACTGGCGGATGGCCGAGAGATTCCCTGCTTTGGCCTCACCAGTCCCGAGGCCGGCTCCGATGCGGCGGCCATGGTGGACAACGGGGTGGTCTGTTACCAGGAATACGAAGGCAAGAAAACACTGGGGATGCGGGTCAACTGGCACAAACGCTACATCACCCTTGGGCCGGTGGCGACGATTCTAGGCCTCGCTTTCAAGCTCTACGATCCGGATCATATTCTCGGCGAGGAAGAGGAGCTGGGCATTACCGTGGCGCTGGTGCCGACGGATACGGCCGGGGTAACCATTGGTCAACGCCATCTGCCGGCGATGCAGGCCTTTATGAATGGTCCCAATTGGGGCAAAGATGTGTTTGTTCCCATGGACTGGATCATCGGCGGTCAGGAAAATATAGGCCACGGCTGGCATATGCTGATGAGTGCGCTGGCCGCGGGGCGGGGCATCTCACTGCCATCGCTGTCGACCGGCGGCGCCAAACTGGCAGCGCGCACCACCGGCGCCTACGCGCATATCCGCGAGCAGTTTGGTATTCCCATCGGTAAGTTTGAAGGGGTACAGCGCCGCCTGGCTGAGATTGCAGCCATCGCCTATGTACTCGATTCGGCCCACAAAACCACTACCAGAGCCCTGGACCAGGGGCGCAAGCCGGCTGTGGTCTCGGCGATCATGAAGGCGCACGCGACCCACGGTCTGCGCCAATCCATCAACGACGCCATGGATATTCACGCAGGCAAGGCGATCATGGATGGGCCATTGAATTATCTGGGTAACGTTTACCGGGCGGTGCCGGTGGCGATTACCGTTGAGGGAGCAAACATTCTGACGCGCAGCCTGATGATTTTCGGTCAGGGTGCCATCCGCTGTCATCCCTACCTGCTCAAGGAAATGGAGGCCGCCACCAACCCGGACAATGAGGCGGGTATCAAAGAACTGGATGCTCTGCTGCCCAAACATTTCCTGTTCCAGCTTAAAACTTTTTGTCGCGCTGTTTTCCACGGGTGGACCGGCGGGCTACTTGCCAGTAGTCCCCATGGTGTAGGCGACGCGGCAAAATACTATCGACAGATGAACCGCTACTCGGCGGTACTCACGCTGGTCACAGAAATTTCACTCATGTCGCTGGGCGGTGAGTTAAAGCGCAAAGAACTCATTTCGTCGCGTCTCGGGGATGTGCTGAGTGAGCTTTACCTGATGAGTGCCACGCTCAAACGTTTTCACGATGACGGCAGCCCGAAGGAGGACCGTCCGCTGCTGGAATTTGCCATGCGTGCGGGCTTCCACAACATCGAGGTCAGCCTGATCGAGGTGTTCCACAATTTTCCCATGCGCTTTGTCGGCCAGTTGATGCAGTTTTTGACCATGCCCTGGGGGCATAGCATCCGCTCTGCGTCGGATCGCCAGGCACGGGCTTGCGCGGAACTGATTATGGCACCGTCGGAAACCCGGGACCGCCTGACCAGCGGGGTGTTCCCCGGCACCAGTGGCGACGGTATCGATATTGTCGAGCAGGCATTTCTCCGCAGTCATGAGACAGATGCTATACGCGAGAAAATGAAGAAGGGTGGCCTGCGTCCGTTGAACCTGGCCACCATCGATAAAGCGGTGGAGAAGAACCTGATCTCTGCAGAGGAAGCGGCCAGGATCAAGGTGACAGCGACTGCCGTGGACAAGGCGATACAGGTGGATCACTTCGACTCACTGAAATAAGCAATCCATCCATGGCGGCTGGCGAAGGTCGGTAACAGCTAGGAAAGAGTCTGCAATGGCACAACCGGAAACATTCAATGCAGTCGTAGATTGCGTCGATGCGGTACTGGAGAAAGTAGGCAAACGCATCGTTCTCGGTTTGCCTCTGGGTATCGGCAAAGCCAACCAGTTTGCCAACGCCCTCTATGCCCGGGCGGAACAGGATCCTGAGATATCCCTGACCATCTTTACCGCGCTGACACTGGAGCGTCCTGGCGCTGGCAATGAATTACAGCGGCGTTTTGTGCAGCCATTGCTCGACCGATTGTACGCAGACTACCAGGATCTGGCTTACACCCGGGCGCGCCGCAAGGGGCTGCTGCCAAAAAATATCGAGGTTTGTGAGTTTTTTATCCAGCCCGGCAGCTTCTTGAGAGTCCCGTCGGCACAGCAGAGTTATGTCAGCGCCAATTACACCCATGTACCCCGGGATCTGCTTGACCGAGGTGTTAATGTGGTGGCGCAGATGGTGTCGCCGGCGTCGGACGGCAGTGGTGATCTGAGCCTGAGTGGCAATCCGGATCTGACCTTGCCGCTACTGGAGCTGGCGCAAGAGCGGGGTTATCCCCCCATCACCCTGGTGGGCGAAGTCAATCCGCAGCTGCCGTTCATGGGTGGCGACGCCCGGGTTGCCCCTGCCATGTTCGATTTTCTGCTTGAGGGAGAGGATTTCAATCGCGAAATTTTCCCCGCCCCCAATCCTCCTGTTCGCCTGACGGATTACGCCCTGGCCTTTCATATCGCCGGCCTGGTGAAGGATGGCGGTACCCTGCAGGTGGGTATCGGTGCCCTGGGCGATGCCATTTGCCATGTGTTGCGCCTGCGTCACTGCAGCAACCTGGACTACCGCGACATACTGACTTCCCTGAACCTGGATACTGATAAAGCACTGTGCAAATTGCCGCTGGAACTCGGCGTGTTTCAGCGGGGCATCTACGGCGCCAGCGAAATGGTACCGGAAGGCTTTTTGCATCTGCGCCGCGCCGGAGTCCTGAAACGCGCGGTCTACGCGGATGCGGCCGTGCAGCGAATATTGAATGAAGATAAAGCCACAGACACCGTTGGCGAAGACCTGTTGATTGCATTGCGGGAGGCTGGCCGTATTCAGTGTCCATTGACGGAAGCGGATACGGCTTTTCTCCAGTCCGCTGGCATCGTGGATCCCAGCTATAGCTGGCGTGGCCATCGTTTTCTCGACGAACACGGTGAGATGGAAGAGTGTGACCTGCATAGCAGCGTCGGCCGCAAGAAGTTGATGGGTCGCTGTGAGGGGCAGAAACTGTCAGGAGGAATCTGGCTGCACGGTGGTTTCTATCTGGGCTCTACGGGCATGTACCGCGCGCTGCGTGCCATGCCGGCGAGTGAGCTGGAGGGCATCAATATGACCGGCATCGACTTCATTAACGAGTTGCAAAAAGGGCACGCCCTTAAAGTTGCCCAGCGGCAACAGGCGCGCTTTGTGAACTCCGCGATGATGGTCACCCTGAACGGCGCGGTGATCTCCGACGGCCTGGAAGACGGTCAGGTCGTAAGTGGGGTTGGTGGCCAATACAATTTTGTTGCCCAGGCACATGAACTGCCCGGTGGTCGCTCAGTGATTGCACTCGCCAGTACGCGCATTAGCGATGGCCGAATTCGCAGCAACATTGTGTGGGAATACCCCCACTGCACCATTCCTCGTCACCTGCGTGACATAGTGGTAACCGAGTACGGCGTTGCCGACCTGCGCGGCAAAACCGACCGCGATGTGATTGTCACCATGCTCGCCATTACGGATTCACGCTTTCAGAAGGAGCTGCTCGAAAAGGCCAGGGCAGCCGGCAAGGTGGAAGCGGACTACGTTATCCCGGAAAACTTTAGCAATAACACCCCGGATCATATCCAGGCGGTGTTCAATCAGGGACATCGGCTGACCCTGTTGCCTTACTACCCCCTGGGTACAGATCTCACCCGGGAGGAAGCGCAACTGGCCATCGGCCTCAAAGCGCTGAAGGAAGAGGGCCGCAAGATTTGGGACTTGTGGCCGGTACTGCGCAAAGGACTGGTCGCCTGCAAAAGTCGGGCACCGGAGTACAAGGGCATCCACGACTGCCTGGCACGCATGGATTTTGAGTACGGTGATACCTTTGAGCACCGGCTGGAAGCATATCTGGTTGCCGGGGCGCTGCTGCGGTTTGTGGATCGCAACCGACCGCTGGGAGAGGTGGCCGAGCCATCAGAGCGGCGTCCCGACCTCTCAGCCGATGTGTAGATTCGAGACTATTTGAGCTGGCTCGCCTGAATCGCCGTGAGTGCGATGGTGTAAACGATATCGTCCACCAGTGCGCCCCGCGACAAGTCATTGACCGGTTTGCGCATGCCCTGGAGCATGGGCCCAATACTGATCAGGTCAGCACTGCGCTGCACTGCTTTGTAGGTGGTATTGCCGGTGTTGAGATCGGGGAAAATAAAGACCGTTGCACGCCCGGCCACCGGGCTGTCCGGTGCTTTTTTTTCAGCGACATTTTCCATGATGGCGGCGTCGTATTGCAGCGGCCCGTCAATCACCAGATCCGGGCGCTTTTCCTGTGCCAGCTTGGTTGCCTCACGCACTTTTTCCACATCGCTGCCGGTACCGGACGTTCCGGTGGAGTAGCTGATCATGGCCACTCTCGGTTCTATCCCAAAGGCACTTGCAGAATCGGCAGATTGAATGGCGATGTCCGCCAGCTCCTCAGCATTGGGATCGGGGTTGATGGCACAGTCGCCGTACACCAGCACCTGATCCGGCAGTAACATAAAAAATACCGAAGATACCAGGCTGGCACCGGGAGCCGTTTTGATCAGTTGCAGGGCAGGGCGGATGGTATTGGCAGTGGTATGCACCGCACCGGAAACCAGGCCATCCACCTCATCTTCTGCCAACATCATGGTGCCGAGCACCACGTTATCCTGTAGCTGTTCCTTGGCTACGATTTCCGTCAGCCCCTTG
It encodes:
- a CDS encoding acyl-CoA dehydrogenase encodes the protein MSSLRQKWITAPLLKWIKKVLPPISDTEREAMEAGEVWWDAQLLSGKPDWDQLLKMGPPELTDAEQAFLDGPVEELCKMVDDWQVSYVDHDISPEIWDFLKKNRFFGIIIPEEFGGLGFSPTAHAQIVTKISTRSTSVGVTVMVPNSLGPGELLIAHGTEAQKSHFLPRLADGREIPCFGLTSPEAGSDAAAMVDNGVVCYQEYEGKKTLGMRVNWHKRYITLGPVATILGLAFKLYDPDHILGEEEELGITVALVPTDTAGVTIGQRHLPAMQAFMNGPNWGKDVFVPMDWIIGGQENIGHGWHMLMSALAAGRGISLPSLSTGGAKLAARTTGAYAHIREQFGIPIGKFEGVQRRLAEIAAIAYVLDSAHKTTTRALDQGRKPAVVSAIMKAHATHGLRQSINDAMDIHAGKAIMDGPLNYLGNVYRAVPVAITVEGANILTRSLMIFGQGAIRCHPYLLKEMEAATNPDNEAGIKELDALLPKHFLFQLKTFCRAVFHGWTGGLLASSPHGVGDAAKYYRQMNRYSAVLTLVTEISLMSLGGELKRKELISSRLGDVLSELYLMSATLKRFHDDGSPKEDRPLLEFAMRAGFHNIEVSLIEVFHNFPMRFVGQLMQFLTMPWGHSIRSASDRQARACAELIMAPSETRDRLTSGVFPGTSGDGIDIVEQAFLRSHETDAIREKMKKGGLRPLNLATIDKAVEKNLISAEEAARIKVTATAVDKAIQVDHFDSLK
- a CDS encoding acetyl-CoA hydrolase/transferase C-terminal domain-containing protein; the encoded protein is MAQPETFNAVVDCVDAVLEKVGKRIVLGLPLGIGKANQFANALYARAEQDPEISLTIFTALTLERPGAGNELQRRFVQPLLDRLYADYQDLAYTRARRKGLLPKNIEVCEFFIQPGSFLRVPSAQQSYVSANYTHVPRDLLDRGVNVVAQMVSPASDGSGDLSLSGNPDLTLPLLELAQERGYPPITLVGEVNPQLPFMGGDARVAPAMFDFLLEGEDFNREIFPAPNPPVRLTDYALAFHIAGLVKDGGTLQVGIGALGDAICHVLRLRHCSNLDYRDILTSLNLDTDKALCKLPLELGVFQRGIYGASEMVPEGFLHLRRAGVLKRAVYADAAVQRILNEDKATDTVGEDLLIALREAGRIQCPLTEADTAFLQSAGIVDPSYSWRGHRFLDEHGEMEECDLHSSVGRKKLMGRCEGQKLSGGIWLHGGFYLGSTGMYRALRAMPASELEGINMTGIDFINELQKGHALKVAQRQQARFVNSAMMVTLNGAVISDGLEDGQVVSGVGGQYNFVAQAHELPGGRSVIALASTRISDGRIRSNIVWEYPHCTIPRHLRDIVVTEYGVADLRGKTDRDVIVTMLAITDSRFQKELLEKARAAGKVEADYVIPENFSNNTPDHIQAVFNQGHRLTLLPYYPLGTDLTREEAQLAIGLKALKEEGRKIWDLWPVLRKGLVACKSRAPEYKGIHDCLARMDFEYGDTFEHRLEAYLVAGALLRFVDRNRPLGEVAEPSERRPDLSADV